The Plasmodium yoelii strain 17X genome assembly, chromosome: 14 DNA segment catatgaTACTAAATCAATAACTTTATCATCTTTTTTAAGATTTATGCATTTATTTCCTAGagaattttttttggaaatttTTAAACTGCTTAAAggaaattgtattatatatccattttttgtTCCTACTATACAATTATCATTAGAATTACAATAGTTAAaaaagatattttttttatttttaaaaagtttgattccttttttttttttttttaaaaatacatcattatttattattttcatttttccattttcacTGCaaacaattaaatattttttatcttgtTCATATTTAGTTAAACCTGTTATATTTGTtgaacattttattaattgacTTATTGGAATTCCTTTAGAATCATATGATGAGGTTTGTATTTCAGATACATCTAAAAGATATCCTTTATTAAGATTATCTGTAActaatattttatctttGTTTTTACAAagtattcctttttttattttatatgtattaatattattatcgtctaaattatttttgttagttttatatgtttcttcatcattttctgAAACAATatcatctaacattttttcattatttgtttttttttcattatttgtttttttttcattatttatttttttttcattatttgttttttttacattttttgtttcttcaatttcttttaaaatatatttagcaTTAGAAAGCTTCATGatattatttacattatttttcagtttatcatttatttttattttttttatatatcccCCATAGGTTATTAAAATTAGCACATCAtcattgttatatatatctttaaatGTTGTGTCTAAAGAATCAATATATGTATTCCtgtaattttcattttctactTCATTTTTGTTTCCCTTTTCTACTTCATTTTTGTTTCCCTTTTCTACTTCATTTTTGTTTCCCTTTTCTACTTCATTTTTGTTTCCCTTTTCTACTTCATTTTTGTTTCCCTTTTCACCTGATTCTAGTATCTTATTATTTTGCCCATTTGTAGTATCATCTGTTTGGCCACCTCCTTTTCCTCCCATGTTTGGAGCAATACTAAATTTGTTCACaccattttttgtattatctTCGTCATATTTTTGAGATGTATTAAGCAAGTTAAGATCTCCATTTATataagaatatttatatttaagttGGGGTTGtggtaatattttttttgagagagaatatttatttttgatatgtattaattcatttattataatttgtttaatttCTTGAACATTgtcaattatatattgatttgatttaatttttttaataatattatttttttgaatatcaaaattgatatttttgatatttattaatttttgtattttcatagataatatatatttaatttgatcctcatttaatttgaaattagattttaaataattttggaTTTGTTcaatattttgatttttatgtaaaaatgaaataatatcaagaatttttttttggatagttaaatataaatctataatattaagttctttttgtaaattattatttttaattttataattttttttaataaattttattcgATTTTCACACCATAACTGCAAAAATGGTTTTAAAGAAAATTGAGTATAACTATTTTCATAACCAATACACACAAAATTACAATGATAGTTAATCTCCATTGATGTATATTTGAATAGAAAAGAAACAAAATTATGTATTTGTTCAATTTGACTATGTTTTCTTAATTCTAATACAATTctcatttcatttttttcactttcaTCTCTAATTTTAGACAAAATATTATCatgttcattttttctttcatttaATACAGTAACAATATTTTCAATTAATTCATTTGGTTTAACATTTGGTggtaaattttttataataagttttttactacttttattatcacattctaaattttctaaattgcttaattcatttatatgatgaatatatgttttattattacgaacatattcataaaatacaTTACTTCTTATTACTATACTACCTTTTCcagtattataaatatttcgtAGTGCatctttttttgttattattattcctcCTGTTGAAAAATCAGGAcctttaattaaattaaataattcatcatttgttattttttcatttatcaaaaaatttataGATGCATTAATAACATCAACAAGATTATGACTTGgaatatttgttaatatacTAACAGCAATACCTGAACATCcattaattaataaaagtgGAATCTTACTACATAATACTTTAGGttctttttcatttccatcaaaattttttatataatctacattttcatcatttatttc contains these protein-coding regions:
- a CDS encoding DNA gyrase subunit A, translating into MSYKFVYFLVLKLLCLLIINSDYLFVKNEKISIVTNSSPLFINNPNPYNRSLIPHQKIYPKKYQKIYQNKYQKKTGVNCVQNNREFAGICLNKNKIKKERNNFILFGKKKNTKNDAIEEGNELNKNEKDVKDEKDVKDEKDEKDVKDEKDEKDEKDEQDEQDEKARIGNTTEYFFENPNKKLIKGEYYDVEICELLSKSFLSYANFLILNRCLCDYRDGLKTVQRRIIWSMYEINKGSDRKSYKKCARIVGEVIGKYHPHGDKSVYDALVRLAQKHHNNNVLINGYGNFGSVEYNAAAMRYTEARISDFCYDVLLDEINDENVDYIKNFDGNEKEPKVLCSKIPLLLINGCSGIAVSILTNIPSHNLVDVINASINFLINEKITNDELFNLIKGPDFSTGGIIITKKDALRNIYNTGKGSIVIRSNVFYEYVRNNKTYIHHINELSNLENLECDNKSSKKLIIKNLPPNVKPNELIENIVTVLNERKNEHDNILSKIRDESEKNEMRIVLELRKHSQIEQIHNFVSFLFKYTSMEINYHCNFVCIGYENSYTQFSLKPFLQLWCENRIKFIKKNYKIKNNNLQKELNIIDLYLTIQKKILDIISFLHKNQNIEQIQNYLKSNFKLNEDQIKYILSMKIQKLINIKNINFDIQKNNIIKKIKSNQYIIDNVQEIKQIIINELIHIKNKYSLSKKILPQPQLKYKYSYINGDLNLLNTSQKYDEDNTKNGVNKFSIAPNMGGKGGGQTDDTTNGQNNKILESGEKGNKNEVEKGNKNEVEKGNKNEVEKGNKNEVEKGNKNEVENENYRNTYIDSLDTTFKDIYNNDDVLILITYGGYIKKIKINDKLKNNVNNIMKLSNAKYILKEIEETKNVKKTNNEKKINNEKKTNNEKKTNNEKMLDDIVSENDEETYKTNKNNLDDNNINTYKIKKGILCKNKDKILVTDNLNKGYLLDVSEIQTSSYDSKGIPISQLIKCSTNITGLTKYEQDKKYLIVCSENGKMKIINNDVFLKKKKKGIKLFKNKKNIFFNYCNSNDNCIVGTKNGYIIQFPLSSLKISKKNSLGNKCINLKKDDKVIDLVSYENNLENLKNIKIIFLSKNGHGKMIGLDEIKVQKKRGKGFKIMKFKKGKKKKNNNLPNKDNKLNDIKKDISDKIQNQNKQNELQLPEQQEYVDEKKNNIITNYDPDELLGFKLYDTRTKKENDLLIMISDHAVLIRKNISLLKQKNRKHSSQIYAKLSKMNKLMYFDIL